From a single Aquarana catesbeiana isolate 2022-GZ linkage group LG09, ASM4218655v1, whole genome shotgun sequence genomic region:
- the LOC141107476 gene encoding HLA class II histocompatibility antigen, DRB1 beta chain-like isoform X2 has product MNGTQKVRYLNRLFYNQEEFVYFDSDKGYFIPKTEFGRPDAEQYNKDKDFIEQRKAAVQTFCIHNYDIIHSVTADRRVKPMTKISLIHEDPHSEHHMLACNVNRFYPSEIEVKWYRNGEEETAQVQSTDIFQNGDWTFQILVMLETEIEKGDTFTCEVLHSSLETPARVDWHPQESDSGKKKVVTGIVGFVLGTMLIIAGVVVYMRGRKAQMLFRGPQTEHFIHT; this is encoded by the exons ATGAACGGCACTCAGAAGGTGAGATATCTGAACAGACTATTCTACAATCAGGAGGAGTTCGTATACTTTGACAGTGATAAGGGATATTTCATACCGAAGACGGAGTTCGGGAGACCCGATGCTGAGCAATACAACAAGGATAAGGATTTCATAGAACAAAGAAAGGCCGCGGTGCAGACATTCTGTATACACAACTATGATATCATACACAGCGTcactgctgaccggagag TTAAGCCAATGACCAAGATATCCCTAATACATGAAGATCCCCATTCAGAGCATCATATGCTGGCGTGTAATGTGAATCGTTTCTACCCATCTGAGATAGAAGTAAAATGGTACCGGAATGGTGAGGAGGAAACTGCTCAGGTTCAGTCTACAGACATCTTCCAAAATGGAGATTGGACCTTCCAGATCCTGGTGATGCTGGAGACAGAGATAGAAAAAGGAGATACCTTCACCTGTGAGGTCCTTCACAGCAGCCTGGAGACACCAGCCAGAGTAGATTGGC ACCCCCAGGAATCAGATTCAGGAAAAAAGAAGGTGGTAACTGGAATtgtgggatttgtgctgggaaccATGCTTATCATTGCCGGTGTGGTTGTCTATATGAGAGGTCGCAAAG cTCAAATGTTATTTCGTGGACCACAGACTGaac
- the LOC141107476 gene encoding H-2 class II histocompatibility antigen, E-S beta chain-like isoform X1 — translation MKTALIFFTALQFVLLLHIGIIQGEYTVESADYVLNEKFECHYMNGTQKVRYLNRLFYNQEEFVYFDSDKGYFIPKTEFGRPDAEQYNKDKDFIEQRKAAVQTFCIHNYDIIHSVTADRRVKPMTKISLIHEDPHSEHHMLACNVNRFYPSEIEVKWYRNGEEETAQVQSTDIFQNGDWTFQILVMLETEIEKGDTFTCEVLHSSLETPARVDWHPQESDSGKKKVVTGIVGFVLGTMLIIAGVVVYMRGRKAQMLFRGPQTEHFIHT, via the exons ATGAAAACAGCCTTAATTTTCTTCACTGCTTTACAATTTGTATTACTTCTGCACATTGGCATCATCCAAGGAGAATATACAGTAG AATCTGCAGATTATGTTTTGAATGAAAAGTTTGAATGTCACTATATGAACGGCACTCAGAAGGTGAGATATCTGAACAGACTATTCTACAATCAGGAGGAGTTCGTATACTTTGACAGTGATAAGGGATATTTCATACCGAAGACGGAGTTCGGGAGACCCGATGCTGAGCAATACAACAAGGATAAGGATTTCATAGAACAAAGAAAGGCCGCGGTGCAGACATTCTGTATACACAACTATGATATCATACACAGCGTcactgctgaccggagag TTAAGCCAATGACCAAGATATCCCTAATACATGAAGATCCCCATTCAGAGCATCATATGCTGGCGTGTAATGTGAATCGTTTCTACCCATCTGAGATAGAAGTAAAATGGTACCGGAATGGTGAGGAGGAAACTGCTCAGGTTCAGTCTACAGACATCTTCCAAAATGGAGATTGGACCTTCCAGATCCTGGTGATGCTGGAGACAGAGATAGAAAAAGGAGATACCTTCACCTGTGAGGTCCTTCACAGCAGCCTGGAGACACCAGCCAGAGTAGATTGGC ACCCCCAGGAATCAGATTCAGGAAAAAAGAAGGTGGTAACTGGAATtgtgggatttgtgctgggaaccATGCTTATCATTGCCGGTGTGGTTGTCTATATGAGAGGTCGCAAAG cTCAAATGTTATTTCGTGGACCACAGACTGaac